TTGTTCTGTTAATTTACACAGCAAAATAGCACATCACCACTTACATCACAGATAAACTGTTTCTTAGCACTATATTGTACTTAacaggataaaataaaatgttgttatattTCCCATCATTGAATAAAGTTGTACTTCCTATATAGATGGCTCAGTAGCATCATATAGCAACAGTGGCATGCTCACTATATAGTTTTGTCCAATATTGACTGTCAACGTGCAAGCCTTGTGTtctttacagtatatgtgtgtgctcagatttttcttttatagCTTTTAAAAAACCATCATGAACTCCCCAAAGGCCACAGATGTCAAAAAGGGGATATCAGTCCTTTGGGAGACTCTACAGTGTCCCATATGGTGAGAACAAGAGGATTTGTTAAATAATAAAGCTGTGCTTTAtctgtagtgttttaaaaacCTTCTTACAAGATGAAGGTTGTCATTTAAAGAACTGTCATGCTCTTAACTTACGTCATGATTTCTGTTACGTGTAGCTTGGATTTAATGACAGTACCAGTATCTACTAAGTGTGACCATCAGTTTTGCAAGTATGGAACTTCTTAtacattcaaatgttttattaattgaAACTCAAATTCtcaaaagtttatttatttatttttacatacattcatggcataatatgtttgttttttatgttccACCAGATTTTGTATGCTGAAACTTTTGGACAACTCtaaacaaaacagagccaaCTGTCCAGTGTGTAAAACCAAGATAACCAAAAGGTCGGACAAAGATGACAGTGTAACATTTACTGGAGTCATTTGAAGCTTGTTGCTAGTAATACCTACACCAttatattatgtgtgtgttttacaggagCTTGCAGGAGAGCCCTGGGTTTCAGAGACTTGTAACAGGATTGCAGGACATGATACAAGCATATGAACAAGACACCAGCACAAACTGTAAGACTACATTGCAGACCTCTAAAAATGACTTTATGGAATTGCTTTGCATTACATCACCTAATAAGAttactttcacattttcagaCTTCACTGGAATGTCCCTGCAAGAAAAACAGTCAGGGTAAGAAATTAGAACCGTTAAGATTAAACTGTGTCATTTAATATAACAGTTATGTAATTGTGTTATTTATTCTACCCAGTGTTACAGATGCTGAAGCTACCAAACATCCTCCTAATACATCATCAGGAGATACACCCTTGACTGACCTTGACAACATGGAAAATGCAGATGATGCTGATCTTCCAAGGTCCCACTCTTCAACTATAGCAGGTAAAATCTAGAGATCTTTTATAATTATTTGTCTTACTACACCCAATTACCACAATAGTTTCAGTTATacgttttttaaaaaaataccaaaataaatgGGGTATTTTGATTTTACTAGACTAGACACAACTGTGATGCACAATCTGAATTAGATACATGACATAACTAAATTGGAATTGCCCTTGTGATGTTATTGTTTTCCTGCTTTACGATAAAGTGCAGTCATAAAATATTTAGAGTGGTACATGTTTTATTATACTGGCTCTGCACTCCAGCGCATAAAACTTGAACTATATCATGGTTAGGAATTTcatttaatatgtgtgtgtgtgtgtgtgtgtatatatatatatatatatatatatagatattatTCTGTCCTGCTCAAGATTCCTAAACAGTGACGAGAAAACCTCCCTCCTTATTTGAACCACCCAAGGCATGCATTTTGTATATATGTAAATTATAGCCACTGTTTCAGTAGAGATTTTTCAGAAACTCATTAttcatcttattttgaaagtgttttGTCTTCCAAAACGTTCATTGTTTATCATTTCCTCATCTGATTCTACAGCCCAGAATGGATTTGCAAGACTCATGGGACTTGAAGACTCAGCTCCTTTGACGACAGAAAATGAAGGCCTTGACAGTGGCCTTGGTGATGCCCCACTGACTTCTGACAAGAAAATGCACAGCTCTACAGATAATTTGGAACCAGtagaaacagaaatgtcagaaattgTGGAAAAGTCGacatcaacacacaaaacaagaggCAAAAGGAGAACTGGTAGATTGGAGAACAACCCCCTTCATCCAGTATTAATTTCAGATGAGACTGAATATCAATCGTTGAGAAAGTCCTCGCggaagaagcagaaaaaggATTCGGAGCGGGATGAGATCCTtgagcagaaaaagaagaaaagtctAGAGAAAGTTGCTGAGTGGCTCATGAAAGTTCCAACTGAAGGAAGCCTTGAGTTGGAGAAGCCAGACGGAGATGCTGACGACTCTGACAGCTGTTCTTCAGCTTCAACAATAGATGTCAAGCAACACATTAGTGACgtgaatgaaaagagagaagatcGCGCTAAAGCTCTTGAAGAACAGGTGTTCGGCGCCGTATACAAACgagagagaagagggaacaGGAGCAGCTCTCTTTTTGTTGAATTACCAACAactacaaaacagaaaacaagcacTGAAGATAAAGATGAGAGCAACTTTGAGGCACAGCAGCAATTAACAGAAGAagtaaatgacatttttaaagaagcAGAACAGATGGAAGTCATGGAGGAAAATAGTATAGACAAACATGAGGAAGAGTTGAACAACTTGCctgaaagtgacaaaaataaaggtaaaagtGAAGTTCCCTGTCCTGTGTCTGATACTGAAGAACCACAACCTGTAAGAAAGTCAAAGAAAAGGATGCGTAAAGCTCTGCAGCAGGTTGACAGCGATTTGCAGAAGCAAGCTGAGGCAACGCCAGAAAGTACAGAGCAAAAGAAAACTGACAAGAGGAAAGGTAAAAACACAAGGTCAGAAAAAGGCAAGTCTACCAGAGTCCCAAAGCCTCTTGTTCTGGTTGGGGTTCAAAATGGAGAAACCAGTCCAAAGACTAGACCAAGATCAGCAGAAGTTCAAGTACAAATAGAGAACTATCCCAGCAGTGAGGACCAAGAAACCAGTGTCACAAGAAACACCAGGAGAAGTAGAAGGCTTCAACTCTTTGCTGAGGAAGTCCAGGAAAGTCACAAGAAAGCAATCTTGAGAGCTAGTGTAGCTGAAAAAGATGGCAATGTTGCAAAGGAATCAGAGGAAGTTAAAGGTGGAACCTTGGAAAAAACTGCATCACCTAAGAACGAATGCATGACAAAGTTGGCCAAAAGAAATGGATGTATTTATGATCAAGATTTAGGAGGGATTGAAAACATGGATTCTGGTGAGAGAACGTCTTATCTGACACCAAAAGAAGATGTTAAAGAGTCCATTGCTGAAGTGCCGAATGCTGAAAACCTGTCTGAAGCCAGTGCTGCTTGTTATGTCCCTGTGGTCCCAGATTCTACAAGTCcaactgaagctgctgtggtAGATCCAACACTTGAAAGTGACAATCCGACTAGTAGTCAGTTCCCAAAGAATACGCAAATGTTTGCCTGTGAGACTAAGTGCACTACAACAGAAAATGAGGAGGACAGGAATGATAGCGAGCTGGACACAGAGCAACTGCTCAGGAGTTTCAAAGCCACTAAAAGGAAGTCTTTCCATCTCGGTGCGCCGAATGTGAAAAGAAGTCGTAGATTTGACCAAGGAAACACGCAGAGCgatgaagcagaggaaaataatcaacaaaGCAATACAAAGACTTCTGAAATTGCCAAACAGGAGACATTAGCAGACAATGAAAACTCATCCTCCAGTGATTTGATCTCCCCTTCTAACTCCCCCGGCCtgacaagaaaaacagtttttgagAAACCAGATCAAGTTGTGGTTGAAGCCTTGATCCCTGATACCAGTCTTAGCAGTGCCCTCAGTCCTAATAAAGTGTCAAAACTTGAAATGGAAAGTCCTCATCTTTCTGTTGTCCCTCAGCTAGTAGATTCTGGGCTCCGATTCACAGCTGTTGAACACGAGGAGCTAAATGAAGCCTCTCAGATTTCAAACAGTAAGCCTGATTATACAGTGAGGGATGGTGGCAAAGGGAAGGAGATAAGAGACAGCATTTCTTCTGGAAAACATTCCGTCAACACAGCTGAACATATCTTAGTTGCAGAGTCTTCTTTAACTCCTGATGACCTTGTGACACCAGTTGTCCAGATGGTCCACAgaacaaaatcaaacaacagCGGAAGCGCAGAGCTCAGCACGCAGTCCTCCATCAAGAGCAACCcaaggaagaagagaagggcTCAGAGGCTGGACTCTTCACCCGAGTCTGCTAGCAGTGGATCTGGAGAGGAATTACCAACTTTGACGCAGATTTTTGGAAAGCCAGCTCCTCTGGCTGCTGTGACCCAGGATCAGGGAGATTCCAGTGAAGCTAATGGATGCGAGGCTGCTCGTGTTACAGCTGATACAGCAGATCGGTTGAGCCGTCCACCTGCATGCCCCAGTCCAGACTGTGTTAATTCCAGTCAAGCGTCTGTGGACTTGTTTGGCACGCCAGAGGAATGTGAGTAAACTCTTAGTAACTGAAAattgtttgcttttgtcttcttttttagGTTTGCTCCAAGGGGTGGCAGCCTGCAATACAATAAATCTTCTATTTTGTTAATAACCTGCAAAATATGTGCTTGCTCTGTTGTTTCCCAAGAATCTGTGTATCATTGAgatatgaaaaaacaaaaacacatttctcacatTTCAGACACAAAgcagtttgattatttttgttctgtAGGTGATGTCCCTGTAAATGATACTGGTGTTTCCATGGAATCATCACAATTTTCAAGTGAAGTCCTTGTTACTCAGGTGAATATGATTATGCTCAGTTACTTTCTTTGGTTCTAAGTTGCACAAATGCACcattctgttttaaaaaataaagtctgattcaAGGTTTAAACAGCCACTGATGCTTGTCCAAGTGAGatttagcattcatttgaacCAAATTCTGTCTACTTGCTTGTTCAGCATAATGTATTTGCATTGTGCTCCAAGTGATGCACTGTCACGTTACGCCCCATAGAGGGCAGCCACTGCATTTTCCTGAACACAGAAACTGTCAGTTCCTGGATGACAGACTACCTCGCTCTGTAAAAAATGTCCCCCTCAGCAGCTTTCTAAATTGCATTTCATTTACGTTAGAGGAAATGCCGCCTCAGGAGATGATTCTTGTTTTCTACCTCATCCATCTTCCAGCGCTCTCACTTTTATCTGTCGACTGTATTTGACTCAGAGTTAAAGTTTCACGCCCTGGGGTTTAGAGAGGGCTCAGGATTACACATCTGAGAATTCAAAGCTTTGGTATTATTGTGCTGTGTGTATACATAATCAATGCATTTGTGCTGTTAAATCAAAGAGATGAATTCTAAGACTCTGTTCCTCCAAACCAGTCCAAGCTGAAAGAAAGCTGTTGtcacttctctctcttgctttctgaACTCCCTCTCATATctttaatattatataattaCCTTCTCGTTCTCTTATTCTGCCAAGTATTCTCCTCACTACGTGCTGTCTGGCTGAACAAGCACCCATTCCCTTCCATTAATGACTGACTAACGGCTGAATGTGGGCCCCTGCTCATTGATTGACAGTTGTTATTGTATCAGATCAGATGTGCAGCCAGTACGAGTCCCATTATTTTGTGTAGTAAATGTTGCATTGCGGCATTTCTTCTTTGCTTACtcctcattgtttttgttttttttttataaaagtGCATGACTCATTTGTAATTATGAGCTGCTCTactttactttgttttcttcactttaAGCAAAAGATAGAAATGCAGAAGGAGCTGGTGAGGCTGGAGAAGTTGATGGCTCTGGTCTCGGAGGTGCTTCAGGAGAAGGAGGGCAGCCCTGCAAAAGAAGTCCCCTCAGAAACaaatcaaagcagcaaaacCACAGGTAAGCAGATACCAAATATAGGATTTGTTTTAGACCTGAGATGATCAGTCGATTGATTAACTGATGttaatttcattatatttcttGAGCAAAGTGCCAAAAAATTCACTGGCGCCTGCCtctaaaataacaataattgcttattttattcattttctgtaatattaaactgaatattttggcaTTAGTGGTATTTAATGTGAAGGTTTGCCTGTTGTTGAAGTGCTGATCAAAGCAAAGATATTTAccttgattttaaaatgttttttatgattttagTTCAGCGCCTTGATTCACTTTGAGCAGGTATTCAAAGCTGACGTAAACATGATGGTTATTTTGTGTCTTCAGGCCCTGACACTCACAGACCCCCCCTGTGTTACCAGGATGCAGGCCAAGGTCCAGACCAGTGAGTAAAGCATGGCAGAGTGAACttacttttatttctctttttatatatttattttttcattaattatttatttttagagtaAGTTAGTAATTTACTACTATGAACATCAACATTTCTGAAGGAAaataattgtttggtctatgaATACATTTTGAGTAGttgataaaacactgaaaaatagttaaaaattaaaaattaacataaaagacataaaaatcatcatcaacacacaATATTTACACAATACATTAAGAAAAAGTACATTCACAAGTGCGTTCAGTAGTGGGGTGTGTGTGGTTTAGTTTAACTTTGTCTcataatttgtgttttcataGAAACTAAACTGCCTTACTGAAAACAGGCATCGTATACAACCACAgttaaaccaaaaataaatgtggCTTTGGCTCCTGTCTGACATGAACACATTAAAGCTTGCCTCACAACGTGAAGGCACTGTTTGTGGTATGGAGGAAGTGATTAGAGGATCTGATAATATCACAGCTAAATGATTCTGAGGAGTTGGACGGTTAGAAACCAGTTCACTGTTTTCATTCCCACAGAGAGGACATTCTTGAGGTTGGCAGGTGTCTGTAGTCATCTGTTTGATAATATCATAATTGAAAATGATAGGGAGATTTGTCAGCACGCGACTTTTGATCTCTGCTCCTATCGTGAGCatcagtttttgtatttgtagaaACCGTCAGTGCCAACAAAGTATGTGTAACATTAAAGCTGTAGTTCAGCATTTTTGGGAAAAAATAAGAGTTTGATGAGAAAATTGTTACCACTCTTATGTCTGTCTGgagacagctagcctggctctgagCAGCTGTTAGGCAACTAGTGGAGACTTCTGCTCCCAACCAGGAAATAGGCACATAACCCTCAGTAAAATggcaaattgttgtttttactcttttggtttttgtatggattaagcAAATATGTTAATTAGGGAGTTTTAATGGTCCTGTAAGGTGCATTTTGTTCCCACTACTCAGAGCCAGGGTAGCTCTGTTCTTCTCTTTCCAGTCTAAGCTAACTGGCCTCTGATTGTAGCTCTGTACTTACTGAACAGATATTAGAGTGGTATttatcttctcatttaactcctGCCAGAAAGAATATTCATAAAACCATTTCTCTAAGTAGCAGACGCAGTCTCAATCAAAAACAGGTGAGTTGACCAATGACCCTGCAAAATACAGAGGACTTATCAGTCaagtgaggattttttttttctcagtaggTCAGTTAACCAATCAGCTGGCCCGATGTTGGCCTCAAGTCATGTGACAATCCTTAAAGTCAAACTTGACTTCAATAACAAATCTAATTAAATAATGTCTGCCTCAGTGCGTTACATTTCTCTCCTCAGAGAGGTTGTATACattgttaatatattttaaatggaGCTATATTTCAATACAGCCATATTAAGGAGAATAATAAGTAAAGCAAGTGGCATGTAATTGGTCTCTTTCAGTGTGTAACTGATGGAGAAagttagtgagtgtgtgtgtgtgtgttgctggtcTTGTTCTCAGAGGGTGATGCATCTCAAGAGGACAGGCGGATAATCTCACTAATGAACCCAGAATCTGCTTATGCTGTGGAGAATAAAAAAGTCATTACTGACTGCATCTTATATGTCATTTAGAGCACTTAGAGGGAAACTTGTGTTGCCACAGTAATTTATCTCTCCCGCTTGACTACTCCCCTCACCCCCCTCACCCCCGTCTCTTCCTCCAACCTCTTGCCTTGCAGGGCTCTAAGTACTGTCCTCCaggcgagagagggagagagacagagacagagagagaggcagcagctgaaaacacagaggagcttAACTATACAAGTTCTAAATTAAAAAGCACATATTCCATGAGCACCAATGGTGAAATTGGAAAGAATAGTTGGCAGTGGAGTATATGACAAGTTTTCAATGAGCTGTTATCACTTAGGTACAGGTAATTTAAATGTAGGCACTCTGCCAATTGTCACAATTATTTGAATTTTTGAGTGAAGAAATGAACCCAAAAGACTTCCAAAACTTTATTCATGTGAGTTATAAAATAGCTTGTAATCTACTGATAACAAAGAATACGAGTAAGCGGATGTTGAGTTTTTGTCATTACAGAGTTCTGATCCAACATTTACATCTTCCCAACTAATACAACTTCACAGCACACATCTATAGTGCAGTCAGAGACTATTTGGGcagtgatgtgattttttttattgttttggctcTACTCCAGCACATTTGATTTGAAACTAAACTATGACTATGAATTTAAattgctgtcattcagctgtaGAGGTACACAGTCTCCTTATTTTAGGACAATACAGCAGGATAATAACCATAAACATACAGACAAGACAGCCCTGGATGGGAGAGTAATGGCCAAACAATGAAATGTTCTTGATTGACCAAGTCAGTCACATGACCTCAGTCCGACTGATGATGTCTTTCAcctgctgaaaaacaaaggcAGGAAGCACCTGAAACAAGCAGCAAGTGAGAATGGCTGAAAATCAGGCCTGTGAGAGCATCAGCAGGGTTGCAGACTTCAGGTTGTCACTGACTTAACCAAATATTATATTAGATGACTAAACTGAATTATATGCTAATCCagttcctttcctttttttcccactgaaatCAGGAGATTTTACAGATGACTTAAATGCTCATCTGATGTGGATGCAGATAGCCTCAAATTAAAGCTCAGAGTCAGCACTTGAACTATATAGCAcctgttttatttataattttatgTGCTGGAGCCAACACAATAGGAGTGTGTCACTGTCCTCACACACTGTGTCCTGGGATGAACCTACACTCACATTAGTAAAGCCAAACCAGTTTAGATATTTGACAGCTGAATACTTCACTATTAAGTGACCCATCCCTTTTCATTTCTTGGATTCTAGTAGTGTTTTATATTGTTCTGTATAATATCCATTAGGAGAGTGTCCAGgcattctttcatttctttcatcttcAGCATGAACAAAATACTGACATTCAAATGCAGTTCTCAGAGAAGATGAGCACTTTAGAGCAATGGTCCGTCTGcaaatgcaaaaacagaaatggtcTGAAATTGACCAAGATTTATATAGCTAGTATGAGTCTATATATTCAGTATACTAATCTTTCATGTCAGCAAGGGAGACCCCTGCAATCATTTTGGCAACTGAAGCAACAGTCAATACCAGGCTGGCTCTCCTATTTCATCGTTCAACAAAGGTTAATATAAATGTCTCATTTGCAGGAAAGATGTCCCAGATGCAGAACGAGAGCCCTGCACAAAAGCATCTCATAGCAAAGGAGTCATCCAGCCCATTGTGACAATGCATGGCAGTACTACAGAGACAAGTAAGGCTACTGGTGTGGTGTTGTAACAAGGGTAGTTATGTTTCTCCATGGAAGGCTAAATGTACTTCTAACAGTCAGTTGCACATTAGAAGAGAGAattgcagtctgtgttttttcataaCTTGCTGATTCTGCACTTTTTCAATATGAGTCTCCAAATATACACAGGGAAATGTGTATGGAAAGCCCTCTTGGTGGTAGTAGCTCTTTATTGCTTCCCAAAATGTTTTAAGTATTCCAGCAAGGTTTGACTGGGTTGAGTATTTCAAGTGTTTTGTGTGGTGCGTGGTTGTCTTCCTGTTTGGTTTATGagcaaaaaaaagtttgaaaagagAACTGGGTGTGATCAGATTAAGTTCAATCTAACTGGTGATgattctttctttgtgtttgtttgttttttctctctgcctcctcagcagTGCAGTGCTCTTCACACATGGGCCAGAGTGTAAAAGGCACTGAAGTCTCCAAGACAGCTGGATCAAGTTCAGCagccaaaacacaaaagaacTGTGGTTTGCCATCAGATGGgcaggaagacaaagaaaacaacacacctAGCAGAGACAGGAGTAAAGCTAAGCTGGTGCTAGTGTCCTCTGGATTAGAGTCCCATGAACAGGTATCAGGTATCAATGAATTAGTTTGTTTAGAGCTTTCTGTATGAGGATACATTAACTAACCAGATGTTGTTGTGAACAGATAATGGTGAAAAAGTTTGCCAAACGAGTTGGGGCGCGTGTGGTTTCCCAGGTGACCTCAGAGGTGACTCATATAATAATGCATACAGG
Above is a window of Lates calcarifer isolate ASB-BC8 linkage group LG23, TLL_Latcal_v3, whole genome shotgun sequence DNA encoding:
- the LOC108898747 gene encoding breast cancer type 1 susceptibility protein homolog isoform X2: MNSPKATDVKKGISVLWETLQCPICLDLMTVPVSTKCDHQFCKFCMLKLLDNSKQNRANCPVCKTKITKRSLQESPGFQRLVTGLQDMIQAYEQDTSTNYFTGMSLQEKQSGVTDAEATKHPPNTSSGDTPLTDLDNMENADDADLPRSHSSTIAAQNGFARLMGLEDSAPLTTENEGLDSGLGDAPLTSDKKMHSSTDNLEPVETEMSEIVEKSTSTHKTRGKRRTGRLENNPLHPVLISDETEYQSLRKSSRKKQKKDSERDEILEQKKKKSLEKVAEWLMKVPTEGSLELEKPDGDADDSDSCSSASTIDVKQHISDVNEKREDRAKALEEQVFGAVYKRERRGNRSSSLFVELPTTTKQKTSTEDKDESNFEAQQQLTEEVNDIFKEAEQMEVMEENSIDKHEEELNNLPESDKNKGKSEVPCPVSDTEEPQPVRKSKKRMRKALQQVDSDLQKQAEATPESTEQKKTDKRKGKNTRSEKGKSTRVPKPLVLVGVQNGETSPKTRPRSAEVQVQIENYPSSEDQETSVTRNTRRSRRLQLFAEEVQESHKKAILRASVAEKDGNVAKESEEVKGGTLEKTASPKNECMTKLAKRNGCIYDQDLGGIENMDSGERTSYLTPKEDVKESIAEVPNAENLSEASAACYVPVVPDSTSPTEAAVVDPTLESDNPTSSQFPKNTQMFACETKCTTTENEEDRNDSELDTEQLLRSFKATKRKSFHLGAPNVKRSRRFDQGNTQSDEAEENNQQSNTKTSEIAKQETLADNENSSSSDLISPSNSPGLTRKTVFEKPDQVVVEALIPDTSLSSALSPNKVSKLEMESPHLSVVPQLVDSGLRFTAVEHEELNEASQISNSKPDYTVRDGGKGKEIRDSISSGKHSVNTAEHILVAESSLTPDDLVTPVVQMVHRTKSNNSGSAELSTQSSIKSNPRKKRRAQRLDSSPESASSGSGEELPTLTQIFGKPAPLAAVTQDQGDSSEANGCEAARVTADTADRLSRPPACPSPDCVNSSQASVDLFGTPEECDVPVNDTGVSMESSQFSSEVLVTQQKIEMQKELVRLEKLMALVSEVLQEKEGSPAKEVPSETNQSSKTTGPDTHRPPLCYQDAGQGPDQKDVPDAEREPCTKASHSKGVIQPIVTMHGSTTETMQCSSHMGQSVKGTEVSKTAGSSSAAKTQKNCGLPSDGQEDKENNTPSRDRSKAKLVLVSSGLESHEQIMVKKFAKRVGARVVSQVTSEVTHIIMHTDEQLVCERTLKYFLGIAGRKWVVSFQWISECFKQKKLLDESPFEVRGDVVNGPNHQGPSRARTTEDNNLLMKGYKICFQGPFTDMTTDEMEWMVELCGAAVVRDPLLLDSKQKSHQLVIVQPGSESSSSAYSRFSKQATVVTRGWLLDTVATYTLQNYNNYTT
- the LOC108898747 gene encoding breast cancer type 1 susceptibility protein homolog isoform X1, with the protein product MNSPKATDVKKGISVLWETLQCPICLDLMTVPVSTKCDHQFCKFCMLKLLDNSKQNRANCPVCKTKITKRSLQESPGFQRLVTGLQDMIQAYEQDTSTNYFTGMSLQEKQSGVTDAEATKHPPNTSSGDTPLTDLDNMENADDADLPRSHSSTIAAQNGFARLMGLEDSAPLTTENEGLDSGLGDAPLTSDKKMHSSTDNLEPVETEMSEIVEKSTSTHKTRGKRRTGRLENNPLHPVLISDETEYQSLRKSSRKKQKKDSERDEILEQKKKKSLEKVAEWLMKVPTEGSLELEKPDGDADDSDSCSSASTIDVKQHISDVNEKREDRAKALEEQVFGAVYKRERRGNRSSSLFVELPTTTKQKTSTEDKDESNFEAQQQLTEEVNDIFKEAEQMEVMEENSIDKHEEELNNLPESDKNKGKSEVPCPVSDTEEPQPVRKSKKRMRKALQQVDSDLQKQAEATPESTEQKKTDKRKGKNTRSEKGKSTRVPKPLVLVGVQNGETSPKTRPRSAEVQVQIENYPSSEDQETSVTRNTRRSRRLQLFAEEVQESHKKAILRASVAEKDGNVAKESEEVKGGTLEKTASPKNECMTKLAKRNGCIYDQDLGGIENMDSGERTSYLTPKEDVKESIAEVPNAENLSEASAACYVPVVPDSTSPTEAAVVDPTLESDNPTSSQFPKNTQMFACETKCTTTENEEDRNDSELDTEQLLRSFKATKRKSFHLGAPNVKRSRRFDQGNTQSDEAEENNQQSNTKTSEIAKQETLADNENSSSSDLISPSNSPGLTRKTVFEKPDQVVVEALIPDTSLSSALSPNKVSKLEMESPHLSVVPQLVDSGLRFTAVEHEELNEASQISNSKPDYTVRDGGKGKEIRDSISSGKHSVNTAEHILVAESSLTPDDLVTPVVQMVHRTKSNNSGSAELSTQSSIKSNPRKKRRAQRLDSSPESASSGSGEELPTLTQIFGKPAPLAAVTQDQGDSSEANGCEAARVTADTADRLSRPPACPSPDCVNSSQASVDLFGTPEECDVPVNDTGVSMESSQFSSEVLVTQQKIEMQKELVRLEKLMALVSEVLQEKEGSPAKEVPSETNQSSKTTGPDTHRPPLCYQDAGQGPDQKDVPDAEREPCTKASHSKGVIQPIVTMHGSTTETTVQCSSHMGQSVKGTEVSKTAGSSSAAKTQKNCGLPSDGQEDKENNTPSRDRSKAKLVLVSSGLESHEQIMVKKFAKRVGARVVSQVTSEVTHIIMHTDEQLVCERTLKYFLGIAGRKWVVSFQWISECFKQKKLLDESPFEVRGDVVNGPNHQGPSRARTTEDNNLLMKGYKICFQGPFTDMTTDEMEWMVELCGAAVVRDPLLLDSKQKSHQLVIVQPGSESSSSAYSRFSKQATVVTRGWLLDTVATYTLQNYNNYTT